In a single window of the Methanofollis ethanolicus genome:
- a CDS encoding thiamine pyrophosphate-dependent enzyme produces the protein MNYQDWLRADRLPHIYCAGCGNGTVINCTLNAVNQIGWAPEDTVFVSGIGCSSRAPGYIITDSLHTTHGRAIPFATGVKLSRPDLHVVVFTGDGDLASIGGNHFIHGCRRNIDLTVVCMNNYIYGMTGGQGSPCTPLGAVTTTTPYGCHEPPFDLASLAVAAGANYVSRWTSYHVQELTRAVKAGLETPGFSLIEAVVQCPTGYGRRNKLREAQDMIAWMRDHAVLLKRWKRMEEEGTPHDPTTFPVGEFVRRNLPVTGVPK, from the coding sequence GTGAACTACCAGGACTGGCTGCGGGCCGACCGCCTGCCCCATATCTACTGCGCAGGCTGCGGTAACGGCACGGTGATCAACTGCACCCTCAATGCCGTGAACCAGATAGGCTGGGCCCCGGAGGACACGGTCTTCGTCTCCGGCATCGGGTGCTCCTCCCGTGCTCCCGGCTACATCATCACCGACTCCCTCCACACCACCCATGGGCGGGCGATCCCCTTTGCGACAGGCGTGAAACTCAGCCGCCCCGACCTCCATGTGGTGGTCTTCACCGGCGACGGCGATCTCGCCTCCATCGGCGGCAACCATTTCATCCACGGGTGCCGGCGGAACATCGACCTGACGGTCGTCTGCATGAACAACTACATCTACGGCATGACAGGCGGGCAGGGGAGCCCGTGCACGCCCCTCGGGGCCGTCACGACGACGACGCCGTACGGCTGCCACGAGCCCCCCTTCGACCTCGCCTCCCTTGCCGTGGCGGCAGGCGCGAACTACGTCTCCCGCTGGACCTCGTACCACGTGCAGGAACTGACGCGCGCGGTGAAGGCTGGCCTTGAGACGCCGGGATTCTCCCTCATCGAAGCGGTCGTCCAGTGCCCGACCGGGTACGGGCGGCGGAACAAACTCCGCGAAGCGCAGGACATGATTGCCTGGATGCGCGACCATGCGGTGCTCCTGAAGAGATGGAAGAGGATGGAGGAGGAGGGCACCCCCCACGACCCGACGACCTTCCCTGTCGGCGAGTTCGTGCGGCGGAACCTTCCTGTCACGGGGGTGCCGAAATGA
- a CDS encoding 2-oxoacid:acceptor oxidoreductase family protein, with protein MRHEVRFSGFGGQGIILAAVILGRAAAIHDGKYAVQTQVYGPEARGGASMSAVVIDDDPILYPEVTAPDIYVIMSQEGFLKYGKGAPAGALMLVDAELVQDRPTCRYYEIPSTYEAKSTLKKVIVANIVMLGALVATTGVVSEAAIEKAVLDSVPKGTEDLNIRALKLGFDLGRRSMKDETA; from the coding sequence ATGAGGCACGAAGTCCGTTTCTCCGGTTTCGGCGGCCAGGGGATCATCCTCGCGGCTGTGATTCTCGGCCGGGCCGCGGCCATCCACGACGGCAAGTATGCCGTCCAGACGCAGGTCTACGGACCCGAGGCCCGCGGCGGGGCGTCGATGAGCGCCGTGGTCATCGATGACGACCCCATCCTCTACCCGGAGGTGACGGCGCCGGACATCTACGTGATCATGTCGCAGGAGGGCTTCCTGAAGTACGGGAAGGGTGCCCCGGCAGGTGCCCTGATGCTCGTCGACGCGGAACTCGTGCAGGACCGGCCGACATGCCGGTATTACGAGATCCCCTCGACATACGAGGCAAAAAGCACTCTTAAAAAGGTGATCGTCGCAAATATTGTGATGCTCGGGGCACTGGTGGCGACCACCGGCGTCGTCTCCGAGGCGGCGATCGAAAAGGCCGTCCTCGATTCGGTCCCGAAGGGCACCGAGGACCTCAATATCCGGGCGCTGAAGCTCGGGTTCGACCTCGGCAGAAGGAGCATGAAAGATGAAACTGCTTGA